In a genomic window of Aggregatimonas sangjinii:
- a CDS encoding outer membrane beta-barrel protein, translating into MKHLPLVITMLLFSVVSLFSQDYTLSGVVRNVEGMPIEFANVFMLNREYSTLLKGTTTDANGKFQLTGVDKGTFFIKASYIEAESEPILFEVKGDIDSLNIVLNNNQQLDEVVVIKQKPRLERKVDRLVFNVENTALADGDIWEVLKKTPNLLIINDKLTIKGSGSVGILINGRKVNIPEKDIINLLSGTSASSVESVEVITNPPAKYSAEGGMLVNIVLKKNLVAGYNGAIYNKYTQGVFARHTLGTDHYFRGSKTAFSVNYSYARNKSIDRFTDNTTFFENDGTTSAWVSTQDVLRRRERHNVSAFFDYDIDARNRLSLSSINLFQPKLFSENDSETLIGATTDASATSFTTLNRSEAEQLNTSLYLDYVHTLKKGSELSFNTHFTYYDTNRPQIIATDFFDANGSLTGENDFLTDSEQRINLFSIQSDYSTSLSDKLDLEAGVRYADINSASSVTQEGFDTGQMGLNPTESGNFAYDEAIWAAYAGLNNRGELWRLNTGLRAEYTETVGDLDTAPEPNERSYLELFPSFSIQYLPSKKHNLKLYYYRRITRPRYNSVNPFQIFITNNSVVEGEPNLLPATRNYVSAGYTYDKGYTLELFYRNEKNPFQMFLEQDNESKIFITKTANFERNINYGVDVTVNKMPLRFWDFYIVGSAYSVQYNFIDSASGQEITNQGWTYKIRSNNTFTLLADKSLFADLDFYYVSDLVRGNQVQESYNQLSFALRKTFWEKKASVSLGLTDIFNQGNIFQIRRYANQDNTSLYRPENRLFTFGFRYKFGNTGIKANSKSKGLEERKRL; encoded by the coding sequence TTGAAACACCTACCCTTAGTTATTACGATGCTACTCTTCTCGGTAGTTTCACTTTTCTCGCAGGACTATACCTTAAGCGGTGTTGTAAGGAACGTTGAAGGAATGCCGATAGAATTCGCTAATGTTTTTATGTTGAATAGGGAGTATTCGACCCTATTAAAAGGCACCACTACGGATGCGAACGGAAAATTTCAACTTACAGGAGTCGATAAAGGCACTTTTTTTATCAAGGCCAGCTATATTGAGGCCGAATCGGAACCGATTCTTTTCGAGGTCAAGGGCGACATCGATAGCTTGAATATCGTGTTGAACAACAACCAACAGCTTGATGAGGTGGTCGTCATCAAGCAAAAACCCCGTTTGGAACGTAAGGTAGATCGTTTGGTCTTCAATGTAGAAAATACCGCTTTGGCCGATGGGGATATCTGGGAAGTCCTCAAGAAAACCCCTAACTTGTTAATCATCAATGACAAGTTAACCATCAAGGGAAGCGGTTCTGTAGGCATATTGATCAATGGCCGCAAAGTGAATATTCCCGAGAAAGATATTATCAATTTGCTATCGGGAACTTCGGCAAGTTCCGTGGAATCGGTCGAGGTGATTACCAACCCTCCGGCCAAATACAGTGCCGAGGGCGGAATGCTGGTCAATATCGTATTGAAGAAAAATCTGGTTGCGGGCTATAATGGTGCGATCTATAATAAGTATACGCAGGGCGTTTTCGCGCGTCATACCCTAGGTACCGATCATTATTTCAGGGGAAGCAAGACCGCGTTTTCGGTAAATTACAGCTACGCGAGAAATAAAAGTATCGACCGATTTACCGATAACACCACTTTCTTTGAAAATGATGGTACGACCAGTGCTTGGGTTTCTACGCAAGACGTCCTCAGGCGACGGGAGCGGCACAATGTCTCGGCTTTTTTTGATTACGATATCGATGCAAGAAACCGGCTGAGCTTGTCGAGCATCAATTTATTCCAACCCAAATTATTTAGCGAAAACGATTCTGAAACCCTGATCGGGGCTACGACCGATGCATCAGCAACAAGTTTTACGACCTTGAACCGTTCGGAAGCCGAGCAATTGAACACCTCGCTCTATTTAGATTACGTGCATACGCTGAAAAAAGGGAGTGAACTTTCGTTCAATACCCACTTTACCTACTACGACACCAATCGGCCCCAAATCATCGCGACCGATTTTTTCGATGCAAATGGAAGCCTGACAGGGGAGAACGACTTTTTAACGGATTCGGAACAGCGCATTAATCTTTTTAGTATACAGTCCGATTACAGCACTTCCTTAAGCGATAAACTCGATTTGGAGGCAGGTGTTCGGTATGCCGATATCAATTCGGCGAGTAGCGTAACCCAAGAGGGTTTCGATACCGGTCAGATGGGGCTGAACCCGACAGAAAGCGGAAATTTTGCATATGATGAAGCCATTTGGGCAGCTTATGCAGGTCTGAACAACCGAGGAGAACTATGGCGCCTGAATACCGGCCTGCGAGCGGAATATACGGAGACTGTCGGCGATCTGGATACCGCACCAGAACCTAATGAACGCAGCTATTTGGAACTCTTTCCGTCATTTTCGATACAGTACCTTCCCTCAAAGAAGCACAATCTCAAATTGTATTACTATAGGCGCATTACCAGGCCCCGATACAATAGTGTGAACCCGTTTCAAATTTTTATTACCAACAATTCCGTGGTAGAGGGAGAGCCCAATTTGCTCCCGGCTACTCGAAACTACGTGTCTGCGGGCTATACCTACGACAAGGGCTATACGCTAGAACTGTTCTATCGAAACGAGAAAAATCCGTTTCAAATGTTTCTCGAACAGGACAATGAAAGTAAAATCTTTATCACCAAGACCGCGAATTTTGAGCGTAACATCAATTATGGGGTAGATGTAACCGTGAATAAAATGCCGTTGCGCTTTTGGGATTTTTATATCGTTGGAAGTGCCTACAGCGTACAGTATAATTTTATCGACTCCGCCTCCGGACAGGAAATCACCAATCAGGGATGGACGTACAAAATCAGAAGTAACAATACATTTACCCTTTTGGCCGACAAAAGCCTATTTGCGGATCTTGATTTTTACTATGTCTCCGATTTGGTGCGTGGGAATCAGGTACAGGAAAGTTACAATCAATTAAGTTTTGCGCTACGAAAAACCTTTTGGGAGAAAAAGGCCAGCGTTTCCCTAGGTTTGACCGATATCTTCAACCAAGGCAATATTTTCCAAATACGGCGATATGCCAATCAGGACAATACGTCACTCTACAGACCGGAGAATAGGCTTTTTACCTTTGGCTTTCGGTATAAATTCGGAAATACGGGCATCAAGGCCAACAGCAAATCAAAAGGCTTGGAAGAGCGCAAAAGGCTCTAG
- a CDS encoding radical SAM protein yields MPEKNYTYYDFTLSLCPECLRRVDAKIIFENEKVYMMKNCKEHGRSKVLIADDIAYYKNIRNYNKASEYPKTFNTKTHYGCPYDCGLCPDHEQHSCLTVVEVTDRCNLTCPTCYAGSSPTYGRHRTLDEIKRMLDVIVKNEGEPDVVQLSGGEPTIHPQFFEIMDYAKSLPIRHLMVNTNGIKIAQDFTFAEKLATYAPDFEVYLQFDSLDNKVLQTLRGADLANTRLKAIENLNKLNLSTTLVVTLQKGLNDHEMGTTIDFALKQKCIRGVTFQPTQIAGRLENFEVDENRITLTEVRRKILEQSPIFDPDDLIPVPCNPDALVMAYALKLGDEVSPLTRYINPDDLLNEGKNTIIYEQDEHLHGKMIELFSTGNSVESASENLKSIMCCLPEIDAPELGYDNLFRIIIMQFIDAHNFDVRAIKKSCVHIVNKDYKIIPFETMNLFYRDDKIERLKELQEEVL; encoded by the coding sequence ATGCCGGAAAAAAATTACACCTATTATGATTTTACCCTAAGTCTTTGCCCGGAATGTTTACGACGGGTCGACGCGAAAATCATTTTTGAAAACGAGAAGGTGTACATGATGAAAAACTGTAAGGAACACGGCCGAAGCAAAGTGCTCATTGCAGACGATATCGCATACTACAAGAACATACGCAATTACAACAAAGCTTCGGAATATCCGAAAACCTTCAACACCAAAACACATTACGGATGCCCCTACGACTGCGGATTATGCCCAGACCATGAACAGCATTCCTGTTTGACCGTAGTCGAGGTCACGGACCGCTGCAACCTGACCTGCCCGACTTGCTATGCAGGCTCTTCACCCACCTACGGTAGGCACCGAACCCTTGATGAAATCAAAAGGATGTTGGATGTTATCGTTAAAAATGAAGGCGAGCCCGACGTGGTGCAGCTCAGCGGGGGCGAGCCTACCATACACCCACAATTTTTTGAGATTATGGACTATGCCAAGTCCTTGCCTATTCGGCACTTGATGGTCAATACCAACGGGATAAAAATCGCCCAGGATTTCACTTTCGCGGAAAAACTGGCTACCTACGCCCCCGATTTCGAGGTGTATTTGCAATTTGATTCGTTGGATAATAAGGTGTTACAGACCCTTCGCGGTGCCGATTTGGCCAATACGCGCCTAAAAGCCATTGAAAACCTAAACAAACTCAATCTATCCACCACACTGGTCGTCACCTTGCAAAAAGGGCTCAATGATCATGAAATGGGCACTACCATCGACTTCGCCCTCAAACAAAAATGCATTCGGGGCGTCACGTTCCAACCCACGCAGATTGCAGGCCGCTTGGAGAATTTTGAAGTCGATGAAAATAGAATCACCTTAACCGAAGTACGACGGAAAATATTGGAGCAGTCCCCCATTTTTGATCCCGATGATTTGATTCCGGTACCCTGCAATCCCGATGCCCTCGTCATGGCCTATGCCCTCAAATTGGGGGATGAGGTGAGTCCGTTAACGCGATACATCAATCCGGACGACCTGTTGAACGAAGGTAAGAATACCATTATCTACGAGCAGGATGAGCATTTGCACGGCAAGATGATCGAGTTGTTCAGCACGGGCAATTCCGTGGAAAGCGCGTCGGAAAACCTAAAATCCATCATGTGCTGTCTACCCGAAATCGATGCCCCCGAGCTTGGGTACGACAATCTCTTTCGTATCATCATCATGCAATTTATAGATGCCCATAATTTTGACGTGCGGGCCATCAAAAAATCGTGTGTACACATCGTGAACAAAGACTATAAAATTATTCCGTTCGAGACCATGAACCTGTTTTATAGGGATGACAAAATCGAGCGTTTGAAAGAATTGCAAGAAGAAGTATTATGA
- a CDS encoding prolipoprotein diacylglyceryl transferase: MTQILLSFSIPYEPILFGIKWNVHLILEYMAFFVAFRYYVLLRKRSSDAISANNRLSIIIGAIFGALFFSRFIAFLENPPLHYEQGWIALLNNKTIMGGLFGGLLGVELAKKIIGEQRSSGDLFTLPIIVGIIIGRMGCFLAGVKEFTYGKETDFFLGMDLGNGLSRHPVALYEIAFLLFLFVCIKNLYFRKDGCADGALFKLFMVTYFSLRFLLEFLKPNSFFILGLSSIQYLCLICLLYYRKFILQAILYAGKKLHLL; encoded by the coding sequence ATGACCCAAATCCTGCTATCCTTTTCCATACCCTATGAACCTATACTGTTCGGTATAAAATGGAATGTGCACCTGATATTGGAGTATATGGCCTTTTTTGTGGCTTTTCGGTATTACGTTCTGCTTCGGAAGCGAAGTAGCGATGCCATTTCAGCGAACAATCGACTTTCCATCATCATCGGTGCCATTTTCGGTGCGCTATTCTTTTCGCGCTTCATAGCATTTTTAGAAAACCCGCCTTTGCACTACGAGCAAGGATGGATTGCCCTCCTGAACAACAAGACCATCATGGGCGGACTCTTTGGCGGCTTGCTGGGTGTAGAACTGGCCAAGAAAATAATCGGGGAACAACGTTCGTCTGGCGATTTGTTTACCCTACCGATCATCGTCGGCATCATCATCGGGCGCATGGGTTGTTTTTTGGCAGGTGTAAAGGAGTTCACCTACGGAAAGGAAACCGATTTTTTTCTGGGGATGGATTTGGGCAACGGACTTTCCCGACATCCGGTCGCTTTGTACGAAATCGCCTTTCTCCTTTTTTTATTCGTCTGCATAAAAAATTTGTACTTCCGTAAAGACGGCTGTGCAGATGGGGCCTTGTTCAAACTCTTTATGGTCACCTATTTTTCACTTCGCTTCCTTTTGGAGTTCCTTAAACCGAACAGCTTTTTCATCCTCGGTCTGAGCAGCATCCAATATTTATGCCTAATTTGTTTGCTGTACTATCGAAAATTCATTCTACAAGCCATCCTGTATGCCGGAAAAAAATTACACCTATTATGA
- a CDS encoding TolB family protein, with product MRKYLLLLAIIGFWSCKSDPKKTAPQPEQETSLMAGNDTLIYPEEKYFKSIRQITFGGDNAEAYWSWDDKQMIFQSNNAAWGMNCDQMFLMNIEESFKDKKPPMVSTGFGRTTCAYFLPDNKSYVYGSTHLVDKECPEVPLRKNGNYVWPVYDSFDIFVSDLEGNITAQLTNEPGYDAEATVSPKGDKIVFTSTRSGDLELYTMNIDGTDVQQVTNELGYDGGAFFSPDGTQLIFRASRPKTPEAIKKYKDLLAEGLVEPTEMELFICNADGTDLRQLTFLGNANWSPFFHPSGKKILFSSNFEAEKGFPFNLYFIDTDGKNLERVTHGETFDAFPVFSNDGQYLAFSSNRNNGGTRDTNLFIAEWQEASPGPSQKAE from the coding sequence ATGAGAAAATACCTGCTCTTGCTTGCAATTATAGGGTTCTGGAGCTGCAAGTCCGACCCTAAAAAAACAGCTCCACAGCCGGAACAAGAAACCTCCTTAATGGCCGGCAACGATACCCTCATCTACCCCGAGGAAAAATATTTCAAGTCCATTCGTCAGATTACCTTCGGGGGCGACAATGCCGAGGCCTATTGGAGCTGGGACGATAAGCAAATGATTTTTCAATCGAACAACGCGGCCTGGGGCATGAATTGTGATCAAATGTTCTTGATGAACATCGAGGAGAGTTTTAAGGATAAAAAGCCGCCGATGGTAAGCACTGGTTTCGGCCGTACGACCTGTGCCTATTTTCTACCGGACAACAAGAGTTACGTATATGGCTCCACCCATTTGGTCGATAAGGAATGTCCCGAGGTACCCTTGCGTAAAAATGGAAATTACGTCTGGCCCGTCTACGATTCGTTCGATATTTTCGTGTCCGATTTGGAAGGGAATATTACGGCCCAATTGACCAACGAGCCCGGGTATGATGCCGAGGCCACCGTTTCACCGAAGGGCGATAAAATCGTTTTTACCTCTACGAGAAGTGGGGATCTGGAACTGTACACCATGAATATCGATGGAACCGATGTACAGCAAGTGACCAATGAGCTGGGCTACGATGGTGGGGCCTTTTTCTCGCCCGATGGCACCCAACTTATTTTTAGGGCCTCTCGCCCCAAAACCCCGGAAGCCATTAAAAAATATAAGGATCTGTTGGCAGAGGGACTGGTTGAACCTACCGAAATGGAGCTCTTTATCTGCAATGCGGATGGTACCGACCTCAGACAGCTAACCTTTCTGGGCAACGCAAATTGGAGTCCGTTTTTTCATCCTTCGGGAAAAAAAATCCTGTTTTCCAGTAATTTTGAGGCCGAAAAGGGCTTCCCTTTCAATCTTTATTTTATCGATACCGATGGTAAGAATCTGGAGCGTGTAACCCATGGCGAGACCTTTGATGCCTTTCCCGTATTTTCGAATGATGGCCAATATTTGGCCTTTTCCAGCAACCGGAACAACGGTGGCACCCGCGATACGAATTTGTTTATCGCCGAGTGGCAAGAGGCCTCCCCTGGCCCCTCCCAAAAGGCGGAATAA
- a CDS encoding M28 family peptidase produces MVRILMFLSLIFLGLYSCKTEKTEKISLQEDIAILASDSLQGRETGTSEELLAADYLQKRMQGIGLLPKGNAGTYFQTFTFKPKNDPHSEVQFGTGDSTITGTNVIGYLDNEADKTVIIGAHYDHLGMGGEGSLYADGEAVHNGADDNASGVGVMLQLAEKLKDSLTGSNYLFIAFSGEEMGLLGSNYFSKNPTIDLKMANFMINMDMVGRLRNNKTLSISGTGTTPVWKQVLNATNPGFQLVLSESGMGPSDHTSFYLQNIPALHFFTGQHEDYHKPSDDADKLNYEGMQMIGNYILSIIAELDDAKKLAFRTTKNESEDVPRFKVALGVMPDYLFDGKGMRIDGITEGRPAAAAGLQKGDVVVQLGDSTVVDMMSYMRALSSFEEGNSTKVVVDRKGEKIEADITF; encoded by the coding sequence ATGGTGCGTATTCTAATGTTTCTGTCGTTAATTTTTCTGGGACTCTATTCCTGCAAAACGGAAAAAACCGAAAAAATTTCGTTGCAAGAAGACATTGCTATCTTAGCGAGCGATAGTTTGCAAGGGCGTGAAACGGGAACATCGGAAGAACTGCTTGCGGCGGATTACCTGCAAAAGCGTATGCAGGGTATCGGTCTGCTGCCCAAGGGAAATGCCGGCACCTATTTTCAGACCTTTACTTTCAAACCCAAAAACGACCCACATAGCGAGGTGCAATTCGGAACCGGCGATAGCACGATTACCGGAACGAACGTTATCGGTTACCTCGACAACGAAGCGGACAAGACGGTTATCATCGGAGCCCACTACGACCATTTGGGCATGGGGGGCGAAGGCTCTTTGTACGCCGATGGGGAAGCGGTTCACAACGGCGCGGACGATAACGCCAGTGGGGTTGGGGTGATGCTGCAACTGGCCGAAAAACTCAAAGATTCCCTTACCGGAAGCAATTATCTATTCATCGCGTTTTCGGGCGAAGAAATGGGCTTATTGGGGAGCAATTACTTTTCAAAAAATCCGACCATTGACTTAAAAATGGCAAATTTCATGATCAATATGGATATGGTAGGGCGACTGCGGAATAATAAAACACTGTCCATCAGCGGCACAGGTACGACGCCCGTCTGGAAACAGGTCCTGAACGCGACCAACCCCGGCTTTCAACTGGTGTTGAGCGAATCGGGCATGGGGCCGAGCGACCATACCTCGTTCTATCTGCAGAATATTCCGGCCCTGCACTTTTTTACGGGACAGCATGAAGATTACCATAAGCCTTCCGACGATGCCGATAAATTGAATTATGAGGGCATGCAAATGATCGGCAATTACATCCTAAGCATTATCGCCGAGCTGGACGATGCTAAAAAACTGGCGTTCCGCACGACCAAGAACGAAAGTGAGGATGTGCCGCGCTTTAAAGTGGCCTTGGGCGTAATGCCCGATTACCTTTTTGATGGAAAGGGCATGCGTATCGATGGCATTACCGAAGGCCGTCCTGCTGCCGCTGCCGGCCTCCAAAAAGGGGATGTAGTCGTGCAATTGGGCGATAGTACGGTCGTTGATATGATGAGCTATATGCGGGCGCTCTCCAGTTTTGAGGAGGGCAATTCCACAAAGGTCGTGGTAGACAGAAAGGGTGAAAAGATCGAAGCTGACATCACTTTCTAG
- the dusB gene encoding tRNA dihydrouridine synthase DusB has protein sequence MPKIGDIQLPDFPLLLAPMEDVSDPPFRALCKEQGADVVYTEFISSEGLIRDAAKSVMKLDIYEKERPVGIQIFGANLDSMLRSVEIVEQSGPDIIDINFGCPVKKVVSKGAGAGILKDIDLMVSLTEAMVKHTKLPVTVKTRLGWDDDSIRIVEVAERLQDVGCKSIAIHGRTRAQMYKGEANWKPIAEVKNNQRMHIPVFGNGDVNSPEAAMKMRDEYGLDGAMIGRASIGYPWFFKEVKHFFETGSHATPPTMEERVSAARRHLQMAIAWKGETLGVFETRRHYTNYFKGIPDFKPYRMKMVTSDASVDVFAAFDEVLEKFSHHQFV, from the coding sequence ATGCCCAAAATAGGTGACATACAACTACCCGATTTTCCGCTGCTCTTGGCGCCTATGGAAGATGTAAGCGACCCGCCCTTCCGTGCGCTATGCAAAGAGCAGGGCGCCGATGTGGTGTATACGGAATTTATCTCCTCCGAGGGCTTGATTCGGGATGCGGCGAAAAGTGTAATGAAATTGGATATCTATGAAAAGGAGCGTCCGGTCGGTATTCAGATTTTTGGGGCGAATTTGGATTCGATGCTGCGTTCTGTCGAGATCGTAGAGCAATCGGGTCCCGATATCATCGACATCAATTTCGGTTGCCCGGTAAAAAAGGTGGTGAGCAAGGGAGCCGGTGCCGGTATCTTAAAGGATATCGATTTGATGGTATCGTTGACCGAGGCTATGGTGAAGCATACCAAACTCCCGGTAACCGTAAAAACCCGTTTGGGCTGGGACGACGATTCGATTCGTATCGTGGAGGTTGCGGAACGTTTACAGGATGTAGGATGCAAATCGATTGCCATTCACGGGCGAACACGCGCCCAGATGTATAAAGGTGAAGCCAACTGGAAGCCCATTGCCGAAGTAAAGAACAATCAGCGAATGCACATTCCCGTTTTCGGTAATGGCGATGTAAACAGTCCGGAAGCCGCCATGAAAATGCGGGACGAATACGGTTTGGATGGGGCGATGATAGGACGCGCCAGCATCGGATATCCTTGGTTTTTTAAGGAGGTAAAGCACTTTTTCGAGACGGGCAGCCATGCCACCCCTCCGACCATGGAAGAACGGGTAAGCGCTGCCAGACGCCACCTGCAAATGGCCATTGCTTGGAAAGGGGAAACCCTAGGGGTTTTTGAAACGCGCAGACACTATACCAACTATTTTAAGGGCATTCCCGATTTCAAGCCCTACCGTATGAAGATGGTTACCAGTGATGCCTCGGTTGATGTTTTTGCTGCCTTTGATGAGGTTCTTGAGAAATTCTCGCATCACCAGTTCGTATAA
- a CDS encoding ABC transporter permease, with the protein MNFSLYIAKRYLRSKSSQNAVNVINFITFLVIVIGSAALFVVLSGFAGLKTFSLSFTSTFDPDLKALPATGKFFSISAAQENDLRAVNGVATYAKEIEEKVILSHREKSHIAYIKGVDANYNSVTGVDSTMIFGNWSINELQGVAGIGISRILGVTTNEFRRPMQILAPKPGKGSISQEAKPYNDIPLVISGFYGVEEALDKKYVFTQLSLAQALLEKDSSQISGINFKLDATKDPKLIRDGIQKIFGDKIVLKNRQEQNGTLHRMLNTENVATYLIFTLVLIIALFNVVGAITMMILDKQQNSKTLYNLGTTIKALRRIYFVQGVLVTSLGGLIGVVLGSLLIASQLAFGWLKITPSLAYPVEYQLQNVVIVLATIVVLGLLAAKIASSRVNQKLLA; encoded by the coding sequence TTGAACTTTTCGCTCTACATCGCCAAGCGCTACCTGAGGTCTAAAAGCAGCCAGAATGCGGTGAATGTTATCAATTTCATCACTTTTCTAGTTATTGTTATCGGTTCTGCAGCCTTATTCGTGGTGCTTTCCGGATTTGCCGGGCTCAAGACCTTTAGCCTCTCGTTTACGAGTACCTTCGATCCCGATTTAAAAGCCTTACCGGCTACGGGCAAGTTTTTTTCGATTTCCGCAGCACAGGAAAATGACTTGAGGGCAGTAAATGGAGTAGCCACCTATGCCAAGGAAATCGAGGAAAAAGTAATCCTCTCCCATCGGGAGAAAAGCCATATCGCCTATATCAAAGGGGTGGATGCCAATTACAACTCCGTTACCGGGGTAGATAGTACCATGATCTTCGGCAACTGGTCGATCAACGAGCTGCAGGGCGTTGCGGGTATCGGAATTTCGAGAATACTGGGGGTTACCACGAACGAATTTCGTCGTCCGATGCAGATTCTAGCCCCCAAACCGGGTAAAGGTTCCATTTCCCAAGAAGCAAAACCGTACAACGACATACCCTTGGTCATTAGTGGCTTTTACGGCGTAGAGGAAGCCCTGGACAAGAAATATGTATTTACGCAATTATCCTTGGCCCAAGCGCTGTTGGAAAAAGACAGTTCTCAAATTTCAGGCATCAATTTTAAGCTCGATGCCACCAAGGACCCCAAGTTGATAAGGGACGGGATTCAAAAAATATTCGGGGATAAAATCGTTCTGAAAAACCGTCAGGAACAGAACGGTACCCTGCATCGTATGCTCAATACCGAAAATGTAGCGACCTATTTGATTTTTACCTTGGTCTTGATCATTGCCCTTTTCAACGTGGTCGGGGCCATTACCATGATGATCTTGGACAAACAACAAAATTCGAAAACCTTGTACAACCTCGGCACCACCATCAAGGCCTTGAGACGAATTTATTTTGTGCAGGGTGTTTTGGTCACTAGTCTAGGTGGACTCATCGGCGTAGTGCTCGGTTCCCTTCTCATCGCTTCCCAACTGGCATTCGGGTGGCTTAAAATCACGCCGAGTTTGGCCTATCCGGTAGAATACCAATTGCAAAATGTAGTCATTGTACTGGCTACCATTGTCGTACTGGGATTACTAGCCGCAAAAATCGCGAGTAGCAGGGTCAATCAGAAGTTATTGGCCTAA
- the rbfA gene encoding 30S ribosome-binding factor RbfA translates to METQRQKRISGVIQKDIVDILQRAAIDGGIRGTIISVSKVTVTTDLSIAKVYVSIFPNNEAAALMEGIKSNQPLIKHELAQRTRHQLRRVPELLFFLDDSLDYIENIEKSLKGEENPIENRDLLPKRKKS, encoded by the coding sequence ATGGAAACACAACGACAGAAGCGGATTTCGGGAGTCATTCAAAAAGATATCGTCGATATCCTGCAAAGGGCCGCCATTGATGGTGGTATCAGAGGTACCATCATTTCGGTATCGAAGGTCACGGTTACCACCGACCTTTCCATCGCAAAAGTATATGTGAGCATTTTCCCGAACAACGAGGCCGCTGCGCTTATGGAGGGCATCAAATCGAACCAACCCCTGATCAAACACGAGCTTGCCCAACGTACCCGACACCAGTTACGACGTGTTCCCGAATTGCTGTTTTTTCTTGATGATTCCCTCGACTATATCGAGAATATCGAAAAATCCCTGAAAGGGGAAGAAAACCCCATTGAAAACAGGGACTTACTTCCCAAACGAAAAAAATCATAA
- the mce gene encoding methylmalonyl-CoA epimerase encodes MHKIEHIGIAVNDLKASNALFEKLLGVPHYKIEEVASEGVRTSFFQSGPNKIELLETTREDGPIAKFLEKKGEGVHHIAFAVNDIRAEIERLTSEGFRVLNEIPKKGADNKLVAFLHPKGTNGVLIELCQEAPSEPELGGKGPIDL; translated from the coding sequence ATGCATAAAATAGAACATATAGGTATTGCGGTAAACGATTTGAAGGCGTCGAATGCCTTGTTCGAAAAGCTATTGGGCGTACCGCATTATAAAATCGAGGAAGTCGCTTCGGAAGGGGTACGCACCTCTTTTTTCCAGTCCGGTCCCAATAAAATCGAATTGTTGGAAACCACCCGTGAAGACGGGCCGATTGCCAAGTTTCTGGAGAAAAAGGGCGAAGGGGTACACCATATCGCCTTTGCCGTAAACGACATTCGGGCTGAAATCGAACGCTTGACATCGGAAGGGTTTAGGGTGCTGAACGAAATCCCGAAAAAGGGTGCCGATAACAAGCTGGTCGCTTTTTTGCACCCGAAGGGAACCAACGGGGTTCTGATCGAACTTTGCCAGGAGGCCCCCTCCGAACCTGAGCTAGGCGGGAAGGGGCCAATTGATCTATAA